The Fulvia fulva chromosome 13, complete sequence genome window below encodes:
- a CDS encoding Molybdopterin synthase catalytic subunit, whose translation MNARSFEGEKSLEEQDIFVSLTYDLLDATAQMARVKSPKAGAVVLFAGCTRDSFNSKTVTHLSYSTYAPLALKSLLSICKHIKQAHNLVSIAVTHRLGRVDIGEESILIAVSAPHRKAGWQAGEECLDMVKSKVEIWKEEWFEDGGVWRSNRDGAVGVPVRNAGEAGEISTTN comes from the exons ATGAACGCTCGCAGCTTTGAAGGCGAGAAGAGTCTGGAGGAGCAAGACATCTTCGTATCTCTAACATACGATCTTCTTGATGCCACAGCACAGATGGCAAGAGTCAAGAGCCCGAAGGCTGGAGCTGTAGTGCTGTTTGCAG GCTGTACACGTGACTCCTTCAACTCCAAGACCGTCACTCATCTTTCGTATTCCACTTACGCACCGCTGGCTCTCAAGTCACTGCTCAGTATATGTAAACACATCAAGCAAGCTCACAACCTGGTCAGCATTGCTGTAACACATCGTCTAG GCCGCGTCGACATCGGCGAAGAAAGCATCCTCATAGCAGTCTCCGCACCACATCGCAAAGCTGGGTGGCAAGCTGGCGAGGAATGCCTGGACATGGTCAAATCCAAAGTCGAGATCTGGAAAGAAGAATGGTTTGAGGACGGGGGAGTGTGGAGGAGCAATCGCGATGGTGCTGTGGGGGTTCCGGTGAGAAACGCTGGCGAGGCTGGAGAGATCTCAACGACGAACTGA
- a CDS encoding Para-nitrobenzyl esterase: protein MARPPASPPKSTDDTFNATTYGPTCPQSITNEFFSREDEDCLNLDIWAPSSGTNLPVFVYMYGGAMVTGSNSNPQIQGTNFAREGVVYVNFNTRESVWASANSKESDGEEVQNFGMLDVEMVMEWVHENIEAFGGNDSHIVFAGHSSGSVHVDYYLWRHPATWLAGAVEMSANALSGPAYAPPNSALDIVAADVGCPVSLSNQTHSQLSCLKGKSIHDLQTTLFNTSTNTLSTPTIDSTTLFPSSSSTSFTTRPTPLPTSNPANQQKASSSAPSISTPSNNNPTT from the exons ATGGCGCGCCCCCCAGCCTCTCCCCCCAAGTCGACGGATGATACCTTCAACGCTACGACTTATGGTCCAACATGTCCCCAATCCATCACGAATGAGTTCTTCTCCCGGGAAGATGAAGATTGCCTTAATCTCGATATCTGGGCTCCCTCTTCTGGGACGAACCTTCCC GTGTTCGTATACATGTACGGCGGCGCCATGGTAACTGGATCCAACAGTAATCCCCAAATCCAAGGGACGAATTTCGCGAGGGAGGGGGTGGTGTATGTGAATTTCAACACGAGGGAGAGCGTTTGGGCGAGTGCGAATTCGAAGGAGTCGGATGGGGAAGAGGTGCAGAATTTTGGGATGTTGGATGTGGAGATGGTGATGGAGTGGGTGCATGAGAATATCGAGG CCTTCGGCGGCAACGACTCCCACATCGTCTTCGCCGGCCACTCCTCCGGCTCCGTCCACGTCGACTACTACCTCTGGCGGCACCCCGCTACATGGCTCGCAGGTGCCGTGGAAATGAGTGCCAACGCTCTCTCCGGACCGGCTTACGCCCCACCCAACTCCGCCCTCGACATCGTGGCTGCAGACGTCGGATGCCCCGTCTCCCTCTCCAACCAAACCCACAGCCAGCTATCCTGCCTCAAGGGAAAGAGTATCCACGACCTCCAAACCACCCTCTTCAACACGAGCACCAATACCCTCTCCACCCCCACAATCGACAGCACAACCCTCTTcccctcctcctcctccacCTCCTTCACCACCCGCCCCACCCCCCTCCCAACCAGCAACCCCGCCAACCAACAAAAGGCCTCATCTTCAGCACCATCCATCTCCACCCCCTCAAACAACAACCCCACCACCTAG